A window of the Dioscorea cayenensis subsp. rotundata cultivar TDr96_F1 chromosome 14, TDr96_F1_v2_PseudoChromosome.rev07_lg8_w22 25.fasta, whole genome shotgun sequence genome harbors these coding sequences:
- the LOC120276339 gene encoding LOW QUALITY PROTEIN: cytochrome b561 and DOMON domain-containing protein At3g25290-like (The sequence of the model RefSeq protein was modified relative to this genomic sequence to represent the inferred CDS: inserted 1 base in 1 codon) yields MASPSSSSSSPSPSTGMQLAVFACVVLFSSSLSHAQSCSSVAFSKNQLYSACSSLPHLSSSIHWTFDQANSTLSLAFLAPPAASGGWIAWAINPTGLHMAGSQSLIAFRDSKGSLTAKTFNITGYAPLNPSPIDFEVWDLQAEDSGGXMRIFAKIKLRKEMTTINQVWQVGSSVTDGVPYKHAFAPENLAAMGTLDLIKGVSSTGSDSTLKKRNIHGVLNAVSWGVLLPIGVIMARYLKTFGSLDPAWFYLHVGFQLSGYIIGVAGWATGLNLGSKSKGVTYSSHRSIGIAIFSLATLQIFALFLRPNKDHKYRFYWNIYHHSVGYSVIILGIINIFKGFDILNPHQWWKNTYIIVISVLAGIALLLEISTWIVVLRRKSNKSSKLYNGSSGQQGVQQPLHV; encoded by the exons ATGGCGTCaccgtcgtcgtcgtcgtcgtcgccGTCGCCGTCGACGGGCATGCAACTTGCTGTCTTCGCCTGCGTTGTCCTCTTCTCCTCCTCACTGTCCCATGCCCAGTCTTGCTCTTCCGTCGCCTTCTCCAAGAACCAGCTCTACTCCGCTTGTAGCTCGTTGCCCCACCTCTCTTCCTCCATCCATTGGACCTTCGACCAAGCGAACTCCACCCTCTCCCTCGCTTTTCTTGCCCCGCCGGCCGCCTCCGGCGGCTGGATCGCCTGGGCTATCAACCCGACCGGCCTCCACATGGCTGGCTCTCAGTCCCTCATCGCCTTCCGTGACTCCAAGGGCTCCTTGACTGCTAAGACTTTCAATATCACTGGGTACGCACCCCTCAACCCCTCGCCGATCGACTTCGAGGTTTGGGATCTCCAAGCGGAGGATTCTGGGG TTATGAGGATTTTCGCTAAGATTAAGCTTCGCAAGGAGATGACGACCATCAACCAAGTCTGGCAGGTTGGTTCGTCGGTGACTGACGGGGTGCCGTACAAGCACGCGTTTGCGCCGGAGAACCTTGCCGCCATGGGAACCTTGGATTTGATCAAAGGTGTCAGCTCCACTGGCTCTGATTCCACCTTGAAGAAGCGAAAT ATTCATGGAGTATTGAATGCTGTTAGCTGGGGGGTTCTGCTTCCAATTGGAGTTATTATGGCAAGGTACCTGAAGACATTTGGTTCACTAGACCCTGCTTGGTTTTACCTTCATGTAGGATTTCAGTTGAGTGGTTACATCATCGGAGTCGCTGGTTGGGCAACCGGTCTCAATCTGGGAAGCAAATCCAAAGGAGTCACTTACAGCAGCCACCGCAGCATCGGAATTGCAATCTTTTCCCTTGCCACTTTGCAG ATATTTGCATTATTTCTAAggccaaacaaggatcacaagtACAGATTCTACTGGAACATTTACCATCACTCAGTAGGATACAGTGTGATCATATTAGGCATTATCAATATATTCAAAGGTTTCGACATTCTGAACCCTCACCAATGGTGGAAGAACACATACATCATTGTCATCTCCGTCCTCGCCGGTATCGCTCTCCTACTGGAAATCAGCACCTGGATTGTAGTTCTTCGAAGAAAGTCCAATAAATCATCTAAACTCTACAATGGCTCCAGTGGACAACAAGGTGTGCAACAACCTCTCCATGTGTAA
- the LOC120276219 gene encoding auxin-responsive protein SAUR71-like gives MEKGNERRKSLFSRIFKTKSLIPRSDTKKHKKVTPEGCLSVYVGAGEERFIIRTESVNHPLFKALLDDAEMEYGYTAEGPLRLPCDVEVFQHILKEMEQDMVPSPSLSCTFPAGSYARYQLLSPSKPMVMGRY, from the coding sequence ATGGAGAAGGGGAATGAGAGGAGAAAGAGCTTGTTCTCAAGGATCTTCAAGACTAAATCATTGATACCAAGGTCTGATACCAAGAAACACAAGAAGGTGACACCGGAAGGATGCCTTTCAGTTTATGTTGGCGCCGGAGAAGAACGGTTCATTATACGTACAGAGTCTGTTAATCATCCCCTCTTTAAGGCTCTGCTAGATGATGCGGAGATGGAGTATGGTTACACAGCTGAGGGCCCGTTGAGGCTTCCTTGTGATGTCGAAGTTTTTCAGCATATTCTCAAGGAGATGGAGCAAGATATGGTGCCTTCTCCTTCTTTGAGTTGCACCTTCCCTGCTGGGTCTTATGCAAGGTATCAGCTCCTTAGCCCTTCAAAGCCAATGGTTATGGGGAGGTACTAA